From a region of the Daphnia pulicaria isolate SC F1-1A chromosome 1, SC_F0-13Bv2, whole genome shotgun sequence genome:
- the LOC124311383 gene encoding leucine-rich repeat-containing protein 57-like: MGNSGLKQHLENSSKTGVFQLKDANLSELPPELLQIAQTLRTLDLSGNKIEQLPSKISSFNMLKHLTLNKNRLGIIPSELGQLTKLETLILSSNRLTSIPPTLSKLRNLKLVNLSDNRLTTFPLEFCDMKHLDVLDLSMNKMTEVPAGVGKLQVVELNLNQNQIQLLSDELAECQRLKTLRLEENCLQMISATILKESSISLLAVDGNLFDSKDLMKADGYTQYMERYTATKKKMY; the protein is encoded by the exons ATGGGAAACTCGGGTCTGAAGCAACATTTGGAAAATTCGAGTAAAACTGGCGTGTTTCAACTCAAAGACGCCAATCTATCGGAG TTACCCCCAGAACTACTTCAAATTGCTCAGACACTGAGAACTCTTGATTTGTCTGGAAACAAGATAGAGCAGTTACCATCCAAAATCAGCTCGTTCAACATGTTGAAACACCTTACCCTCAACAAAAACCGACTTG GAATTATCCCTTCCGAACTGGGGCAGCTCACCAAACTTGAAACACTTATTTTGAGCTCCAACAGACTAACCAGCATTCCACCTACCTTGTCGAAATTAAGAAACTTGAAACTAGTCAATTTAAG TGACAACCGTTTGACCACATTTCCCCTGGAATTCTGTGATATGAAGCATTTGGATGTGCTCGACCTATCGATGAACAAAATGACAGAAGTTCCTGCGGGAGTGGGCAAATTGCAAGTTGTGGAGCTGAACCTCAACCAAAACCAA ATCCAGTTGCTTTCTGACGAATTAGCCGAGTGTCAGCGATTGAAAACCTTACGCCTTGAAGAGAACTGCCTGCAGATGATTTCCGCAACCATCCTGAAAGAATCATCCATTTCCTTGTTGGCTGTCGACGGCAATTTATTCGACAGCAAGGATTTAATGAAAGCCGATGGCTACACCCAGTACATGGAACGCTACACGGCGACCAAGAAAAAGATGTactaa
- the LOC124311363 gene encoding BTB/POZ domain-containing protein 7-like isoform X2, with product MGASASGFHDGKCVTSTGTTPCHRSARNSDSSKTFSSMHSGDQLVGVSVREKKKKMTGFATLRRKLIRRRRTSKSYDHGKVIREFVSDWSPLELNTLVEEYEATAALKDLSVQADLARPPASTHKQDLSDLFDYKYASDVTLIFQGACFPVHRAILSSRCSYFRELLASGASGNNTRTVHGAQVHVDSLLQSRGIDVPTFAALLRYLYTGDFCLLDGVGDTTSQTDLDVLIRLGQEFGTPNQLEHDLRYLMDTGDLADAVLVFASGQDFALATGKPHCSNSSLGSSTTGNIGSSSSDYGFYPRMEMRCHRAILSARSPFFRSLIQRRCRTTENAVTPTRIILDESVIPRRYAHVLMQALYLDTVDMNCIVRSGCNESSSSSTTEETPNSTSGASGGLPAATTTGLPVPRPAPPTLFEEATELYQIGRFLELDILSQGCEDVIVDNLSLDNLPQVLRWSELPHGSPWVRRQALQLLREEFSPIAQAPVLLELDKSHLIEALQSDFLQASELEVLQAVLRWGEHQLVRRMEDREPNIVSQTAHSVARKGVRRRDLNDVELRDILSELLPHVRVDHVLPPSHESLAQAIRRGLVSTPPSHMIGGDNSHKLSVGGGPGGGRGALSAWIRGHHHHHHHHTAKHHHHTGLYVKPRLFMPYFEETKSLLADQLVQEMELVRHRMVRMSSHIPDTLYMIDDAPAGLEASSQMATSSSSATSDLDVVTGAVPDSETLQAMIRRERKLRLSPLAQRAYSLQLASRRDINRQIRLRVVREFNLPDSIAEELESAAYQFAEEADESQQQQQIQATSALIWEPRKSSSVRVPVPPKRMTSRPKPFQKSEPALDFDDDDHQLHQSQLSEFIPDIAALSINPLPQFVPSLQPPEPYRELQLDLGDGASISRLSSVEWSIVRSSNPSMAPPASNPIRMSTFRSDDDWAEQQAERPSAATLGGAAAAIAASTGSPRTQRRSRSGRAADVRVFI from the exons ATGGGAGCCAGTGCATCGGGgtttcatgatggaaaatgcGTTACATCTACTGGCACAACTCCTTGCCACCGATCTGCCAGGAATTCAGACTCATCCAAAACATTCTCATCAATGCACTCTGGCGATCAGCTTGTTGGAGTATCCGTCAG agaaaagaagaaaaagatgactGGGTTCGCCACGTTACGTCGCAAACTGATACGTCGACGTAGGACATCGAAATCGTACGATCACGGCAAAGTGATACGTGAATTCGTGTCCGATTGGAGCCCATTGGAACTCAACACGCTGGTGGAAGAGTACGAAGCGACGGCAGCGCTCAAGGATTTGTCCGTCCAAGCCGATTTGGCCCGTCCACCGGCCTCAACGCACAAACAAGATTTGTCGGACTTGTTCGACTACAAATACGCCAGCGATGTGACGCTCATTTTCCAGGGCGCCTGTTTCCCAGTCCATCGAGCCATTCTCAGTTCGAGATGTTCCTACTTCCGCGAGCTGCTGGCCAGCGGAGCGAGTGGCAACAACACGCGAACGGTTCACGGCGCTCAAGTTCACGTCGACTCTTTGCTTCAATCACGCGGGATCGACGTGCCAACCTTCGCCGCTTTACTCCGCTACCTCTACACGGGCGACTTTTGTCTACTGGACGGTGTCGGAGACACGACGTCTCAGACGGACCTGGACGTCCTGATCCGCCTGGGCCAGGAATTCGGCACGCCCAACCAATTGGAGCACGACCTTCGCTATCTGATGGATACCGGCGATTTGGCCGACGCCGTTTTAGTCTTTGCTTCCGGCCAAGATTTCGCCCTTGCCACGGGGAAACCTCATTGCTCCAACTCGTCCCTGGGCAGCAGCACAACGGGCAACATTGGTTCATCCTCTTCGGATTATGGCTTTTATCCGCGGATGGAAATGCGATGCCACCGGGCCATTCTCAGCGCCCGTTCGCCTTTTTTCCGCAGTCTCATCCAACGTCGCTGCAGGACAACAGAAAATG CCGTGACTCCCACTCGAATCATTCTCGACGAATCAGTCATACCCCGACGCTATGCTCATGTATTGATGCAAGCCCTTTACCTGGACACGGTCGACATGAATTGCATCGTCCGGAGCGGATGCAAtgaatccagcagcagcagcacaacggAAGAAACTCCAAATTCAACCAGCGGAGCTTCTGGTGGCCTTCCGGCAGCCACTACGACTGGATTACCAGTCCCTCGTCCGGCACCTCCAACCCTTTTCGAAGAAGCTACTGAACTGTATCAG ATTGGTCGTTTCTTAGAGTTGGACATTTTGTCTCAAGGCTGCGAAGATGTGATTGTTGACAATCTGTCACTAGATAACCTACCTCAAGTGCTTAGGTGGTCAGAATTACCACACGGATCGCCTTGGGTCCGTCGGCAGGCTCTCCAGTTACTCCGTGAAGAGTTTAGTCCCATCGCCCAGGCTCCAGTGTTGCTCGAACTGGACAAGAGTCACCTGATTGAAGCTCTTCAGAGCGATTTCCTCCAGGCCAGCGAGCTGGAAGTGTTGCAAGCAGTTCTTCGTTGGGGTGAACATCAATTGGTTCGGCGGATGGAAGATCGTGAGCCCAACATTGTGAGCCAAACGGCCCATTCTGTTGCCCGTAAAGGTGTCAGACGACGGGATTTGAACGATGTGGAGTTGAGGGACATTCTATCCGAGTTGCTGCCGCACGTTCGAGTGGACCACGTCCTACCGCCCAGTCACGAAAGTCTTGCCCAGGCTATTAGACGGGGATTGGTATCGACACCGCCCAGCCACATGATTGGCGGTGACAATAGCCACAAATTGTCTGTAGGAGGTGGGCCGGGTGGTGGACGAGGTGCTTTGTCCGCTTGGATCCGAggccaccaccatcaccatcaccaccacactgccaaacaccaccaccacaccgGCCTCTACGTCAAGCCACGCCTATTTATGCCTTACTTTGAAGAAACCAAAAGTCTTTTGGCCGACCAGCTCGTCCAGGAAATGGAACTCGTCCGGCACAGGATGGTCCGCATGTCGTCACACATTCCCGACACGTTGTACATGATTGACGACGCTCCAGCTGGATTGGAAGCTTCCAGTCAAATGGCCACTTCCTCTTCCAGCGCCACCAGTGACTTGGATGTCGTCACTGGAGCTGTTCCag ATTCTGAGACGCTGCAAGCGATGATCCGTCGTGAGAGGAAACTTCGATTATCGCCATTAGCTCAGCGGGCGTATTCACTTCAGTTGGCGTCGCGACGGGACATTAATCGGCAGATTCGTTTACGAGTTGTGCGGGAATTCAACTTGCCCGACTCGATCGCTGAAGAGCTGGAATCGGCTGCCTACCAGTTTGCCGAAGAGGCGGATGaatctcagcagcagcagcagatccaGGCGACGTCTGCGCTTATTTGGGAGCCTAGAAAGTCCAGCTCGGTACGCGTTCCAGTTCCGCCAAAGAGGATGACCTCTCGACCCAAACCTTTTCAAAAGTCTGAGCCGGCCTTGGACTTTGACGACGATGACCATCAGCTTCATCAGTCGCAGCTGTCGGAATTTATTCCAGATATTGCGGCCTTGTCTATCAACCCTCTACCCCAATTCGTACCCTCTCTCCAGCCTCCTGAACCCTACAG GGAACTACAATTGGATTTAGGTGACGGTGCGAGTATCTCCCGTTTGAGTAGCGTCGAATGGTCTATCGTCCGATCATCAAATCCCTCGATGGCTCCTCCAGCCTCAAACCCCATCCGCATGTCTACATTTCGCTCAGACGACGATTGGGCCGAACAACAAGCCGAAAGGCCATCGGCAGCTACACTCGGGGGAGCTGCTGCAGCTATTGCGGCATCCACTGGCTCACCTCGGACCCAACGGCGATCCCGTTCCGGGCGGGCAGCCGACGTCCGAGTGTTTATCTGA
- the LOC124311363 gene encoding BTB/POZ domain-containing protein 7-like isoform X1 produces MGASASGFHDGKCVTSTGTTPCHRSARNSDSSKTFSSMHSGDQLVGVSVREKKKKMTGFATLRRKLIRRRRTSKSYDHGKVIREFVSDWSPLELNTLVEEYEATAALKDLSVQADLARPPASTHKQDLSDLFDYKYASDVTLIFQGACFPVHRAILSSRCSYFRELLASGASGNNTRTVHGAQVHVDSLLQSRGIDVPTFAALLRYLYTGDFCLLDGVGDTTSQTDLDVLIRLGQEFGTPNQLEHDLRYLMDTGDLADAVLVFASGQDFALATGKPHCSNSSLGSSTTGNIGSSSSDYGFYPRMEMRCHRAILSARSPFFRSLIQRRCRTTENAVTPTRIILDESVIPRRYAHVLMQALYLDTVDMNCIVRSGCNESSSSSTTEETPNSTSGASGGLPAATTTGLPVPRPAPPTLFEEATELYQIGRFLELDILSQGCEDVIVDNLSLDNLPQVLRWSELPHGSPWVRRQALQLLREEFSPIAQAPVLLELDKSHLIEALQSDFLQASELEVLQAVLRWGEHQLVRRMEDREPNIVSQTAHSVARKGVRRRDLNDVELRDILSELLPHVRVDHVLPPSHESLAQAIRRGLVSTPPSHMIGGDNSHKLSVGGGPGGGRGALSAWIRGHHHHHHHHTAKHHHHTGLYVKPRLFMPYFEETKSLLADQLVQEMELVRHRMVRMSSHIPDTLYMIDDAPAGLEASSQMATSSSSATSDLDVVTGAVPVPDSETLQAMIRRERKLRLSPLAQRAYSLQLASRRDINRQIRLRVVREFNLPDSIAEELESAAYQFAEEADESQQQQQIQATSALIWEPRKSSSVRVPVPPKRMTSRPKPFQKSEPALDFDDDDHQLHQSQLSEFIPDIAALSINPLPQFVPSLQPPEPYRELQLDLGDGASISRLSSVEWSIVRSSNPSMAPPASNPIRMSTFRSDDDWAEQQAERPSAATLGGAAAAIAASTGSPRTQRRSRSGRAADVRVFI; encoded by the exons ATGGGAGCCAGTGCATCGGGgtttcatgatggaaaatgcGTTACATCTACTGGCACAACTCCTTGCCACCGATCTGCCAGGAATTCAGACTCATCCAAAACATTCTCATCAATGCACTCTGGCGATCAGCTTGTTGGAGTATCCGTCAG agaaaagaagaaaaagatgactGGGTTCGCCACGTTACGTCGCAAACTGATACGTCGACGTAGGACATCGAAATCGTACGATCACGGCAAAGTGATACGTGAATTCGTGTCCGATTGGAGCCCATTGGAACTCAACACGCTGGTGGAAGAGTACGAAGCGACGGCAGCGCTCAAGGATTTGTCCGTCCAAGCCGATTTGGCCCGTCCACCGGCCTCAACGCACAAACAAGATTTGTCGGACTTGTTCGACTACAAATACGCCAGCGATGTGACGCTCATTTTCCAGGGCGCCTGTTTCCCAGTCCATCGAGCCATTCTCAGTTCGAGATGTTCCTACTTCCGCGAGCTGCTGGCCAGCGGAGCGAGTGGCAACAACACGCGAACGGTTCACGGCGCTCAAGTTCACGTCGACTCTTTGCTTCAATCACGCGGGATCGACGTGCCAACCTTCGCCGCTTTACTCCGCTACCTCTACACGGGCGACTTTTGTCTACTGGACGGTGTCGGAGACACGACGTCTCAGACGGACCTGGACGTCCTGATCCGCCTGGGCCAGGAATTCGGCACGCCCAACCAATTGGAGCACGACCTTCGCTATCTGATGGATACCGGCGATTTGGCCGACGCCGTTTTAGTCTTTGCTTCCGGCCAAGATTTCGCCCTTGCCACGGGGAAACCTCATTGCTCCAACTCGTCCCTGGGCAGCAGCACAACGGGCAACATTGGTTCATCCTCTTCGGATTATGGCTTTTATCCGCGGATGGAAATGCGATGCCACCGGGCCATTCTCAGCGCCCGTTCGCCTTTTTTCCGCAGTCTCATCCAACGTCGCTGCAGGACAACAGAAAATG CCGTGACTCCCACTCGAATCATTCTCGACGAATCAGTCATACCCCGACGCTATGCTCATGTATTGATGCAAGCCCTTTACCTGGACACGGTCGACATGAATTGCATCGTCCGGAGCGGATGCAAtgaatccagcagcagcagcacaacggAAGAAACTCCAAATTCAACCAGCGGAGCTTCTGGTGGCCTTCCGGCAGCCACTACGACTGGATTACCAGTCCCTCGTCCGGCACCTCCAACCCTTTTCGAAGAAGCTACTGAACTGTATCAG ATTGGTCGTTTCTTAGAGTTGGACATTTTGTCTCAAGGCTGCGAAGATGTGATTGTTGACAATCTGTCACTAGATAACCTACCTCAAGTGCTTAGGTGGTCAGAATTACCACACGGATCGCCTTGGGTCCGTCGGCAGGCTCTCCAGTTACTCCGTGAAGAGTTTAGTCCCATCGCCCAGGCTCCAGTGTTGCTCGAACTGGACAAGAGTCACCTGATTGAAGCTCTTCAGAGCGATTTCCTCCAGGCCAGCGAGCTGGAAGTGTTGCAAGCAGTTCTTCGTTGGGGTGAACATCAATTGGTTCGGCGGATGGAAGATCGTGAGCCCAACATTGTGAGCCAAACGGCCCATTCTGTTGCCCGTAAAGGTGTCAGACGACGGGATTTGAACGATGTGGAGTTGAGGGACATTCTATCCGAGTTGCTGCCGCACGTTCGAGTGGACCACGTCCTACCGCCCAGTCACGAAAGTCTTGCCCAGGCTATTAGACGGGGATTGGTATCGACACCGCCCAGCCACATGATTGGCGGTGACAATAGCCACAAATTGTCTGTAGGAGGTGGGCCGGGTGGTGGACGAGGTGCTTTGTCCGCTTGGATCCGAggccaccaccatcaccatcaccaccacactgccaaacaccaccaccacaccgGCCTCTACGTCAAGCCACGCCTATTTATGCCTTACTTTGAAGAAACCAAAAGTCTTTTGGCCGACCAGCTCGTCCAGGAAATGGAACTCGTCCGGCACAGGATGGTCCGCATGTCGTCACACATTCCCGACACGTTGTACATGATTGACGACGCTCCAGCTGGATTGGAAGCTTCCAGTCAAATGGCCACTTCCTCTTCCAGCGCCACCAGTGACTTGGATGTCGTCACTGGAGCTGTTCCag ttcCAGATTCTGAGACGCTGCAAGCGATGATCCGTCGTGAGAGGAAACTTCGATTATCGCCATTAGCTCAGCGGGCGTATTCACTTCAGTTGGCGTCGCGACGGGACATTAATCGGCAGATTCGTTTACGAGTTGTGCGGGAATTCAACTTGCCCGACTCGATCGCTGAAGAGCTGGAATCGGCTGCCTACCAGTTTGCCGAAGAGGCGGATGaatctcagcagcagcagcagatccaGGCGACGTCTGCGCTTATTTGGGAGCCTAGAAAGTCCAGCTCGGTACGCGTTCCAGTTCCGCCAAAGAGGATGACCTCTCGACCCAAACCTTTTCAAAAGTCTGAGCCGGCCTTGGACTTTGACGACGATGACCATCAGCTTCATCAGTCGCAGCTGTCGGAATTTATTCCAGATATTGCGGCCTTGTCTATCAACCCTCTACCCCAATTCGTACCCTCTCTCCAGCCTCCTGAACCCTACAG GGAACTACAATTGGATTTAGGTGACGGTGCGAGTATCTCCCGTTTGAGTAGCGTCGAATGGTCTATCGTCCGATCATCAAATCCCTCGATGGCTCCTCCAGCCTCAAACCCCATCCGCATGTCTACATTTCGCTCAGACGACGATTGGGCCGAACAACAAGCCGAAAGGCCATCGGCAGCTACACTCGGGGGAGCTGCTGCAGCTATTGCGGCATCCACTGGCTCACCTCGGACCCAACGGCGATCCCGTTCCGGGCGGGCAGCCGACGTCCGAGTGTTTATCTGA
- the LOC124311393 gene encoding N-alpha-acetyltransferase 20-like encodes MTTLRPFTCDDMFRFNFVNLDPLTETYGLTFYLQYMAHWPEYFQLTEAPGGEIMGYIMGKAEGHATNWHGHVTALSVAPDYRRLGLAAKLMFGLEEISEKKQAYFVDLFVRVSNTVAINMYKNLGYIIYRTVLEYYSGSPDEDAYDMRKSLSRDVDKLSVVPLTHPVRPEDIE; translated from the exons ATGACGACACTAAGGCCGTTCACCTGTGATGACATGTTTCGTTTTAATTTCGT AAATCTAGATCCTCTGACCGAAACG TACGGGCTCACTTTCTACCTGCAATACATGGCTCATTGGCCGGAATACTTTCAACTGACTGAAGCACCTGGTGGAGAAATCATGGGATACA TTATGGGTAAAGCAGAAGGGCACGCCACCAACTGGCACGGCCATGTTACCGCTTTGAGTGTAGCACCAGACTACAGAAGGCTGGGGCTGGCTGCAAAACTCATGTTTGGATTAGAAGAAATCTCTGAAAA GAAACAAGCCTATTTTGTAGACCTGTTTGTCAGGGTGTCTAACACAGTGGCCATCAACATGTACAAAAATTTAGGTTACATCATATACAGAACTGTGTTGGAATATTATTCTGGCTCACCTGATGAAGATGCCTATG aCATGAGAAAATCTTTATCAAGAGATGTGGATAAATTATCAGTAGTGCCTCTAACTCATCCAGTCAGACCAGAggatattgaataa
- the LOC124311372 gene encoding RNA polymerase II degradation factor 1-like, with translation MSSQRLKSPRIRTFVQESENKRHGSESPEPRSNKNHIQKNKIALKDLTNKNLVNTPLKNMGNASDKDTEYEKEQAITKPQVGRQTRSKGKVDVTLNSTENQTKSRTKNSLKKAKISGVDEVEETVNVGENLSNARKLPQPSRKAAKESADSCQRSSEASKTHSLKETLQTLEEEPSDHEEEDIVLKPKKSSAAKETSQTSLPKEILQPIQEELSDIEKEDNLPKPQNSSNKVPSTLPLDSEMEIFESPRSTRRLRSMDTSQNTENEPLHNLRSPKPTAKNANSKETPVRQTRSQVTESPVLRSTRKNNAAPASATKNKPKRKTVLERWLEEAGDTILPGGSSRTCRQSSRLQSIQSNVSSSSSMLSFKSPKHDTKSPSSKLMSPKSGSKFKSPKSASKTPKKVPVWKTEPKPEAFKSAPDDVYGFECDPSDCKPVKKKRTRKPKNDDNDIFKSSRVKAAASKPTKRLQRTAVPLAEKPKTPIKSKPIEKPKTPVRSKPIEKDLPMNTTNLLKSVAEKLNNLVQPDKTSELEDVVSILNFSPIANHSSTVYDTTLPEEMDFDQHQPCLDEKSTSGVLAGDFEGEQTTDMTRDSQVEMEMQKLFGFEQEPEPTNSTKVIESKLVKSTPIRQETVADCFSSVSPVRKLSKAIRKSINRPARIDENVARDLIRGIRPLEPVKPKSTKLVQYIQVVGENHVNEENAVGKKVVVPPTPPTVFDEPPRKSYSKRDLRIAKRKILLETEDFDDFGDVDETPKKLKKRTGQKKNKRDKEEEQWCKVMNSHFEDIEKFNLSS, from the exons atGAGTTCGCAAAGACTGAAAAGCCCGAGAATTCGGACCTTTGTTCAAGAATCCGAGAACAAAAGGCATGGTTCAGAATCTCCTGAACCACGTTCGAACAAAAATCATatccagaaaaacaaaatcgctCTTAAAGACTTGACTAACAAAAACTTGGTAAATACTccattaaaaaatatgggTAATGCTTCAGATAAGGACACAGAATATGAAAAAGAACAAGCAATTACAAAGCCACAAGTTGGACGACAAACCAGAAGTAAAGGAAAGGTTGATGTCACATTGAATTCTACCGAGAACCAAACAAAAAGCAGGacgaaaaattctttaaagAAAGCCAAAATTTCTGGAGTTGATGAAGTTGAAGAAACAGTAAATGTTGGAGAAAATCTGAGCAATGCAAGAAAATTACCACAACCTTCAAGAAAAGCGGCCAAAGAGTCTGCAGATTCATGCCAGCGTTCCTCAGAAGCCAGCAAGACTCACTCACTCAAAGAAACCCTGCAAACACTAGAAGAAGAACCATCAGATCACGAGGAAGAGGATATCGTCCTGAAACCCAAGAAATCCTCAGCAGCTAAAGAGACTAGCCAGACTTCCTTGCCTAAAGAAATTCTACaaccaattcaagaagaactttcagatattgaaaaagaagataatTTGCCGAAACCCCAAAATTCATCCAACAAAGTCCCATCCACATTGCCTTTAG ATTCAGAAATGGAGATATTCGAATCACCCAGATCAACTAGGCGGCTGAGGAGTATGGACACATCACAGAACACTGAGAACGAGCCGCTCCACAATCTGAGATCACCTAAACCTACAGCCAAGAATGCTAATTCCAAGGAAACACCTGTTCGTCAGACTCGATCTCAAGTTACAGAGTCTCCTGTCCTGAGAAGCACTAGAAAGAATAACGCAGCACCAGCTTCTGCTACAAAGAAcaaaccgaaaagaaaaaccgtaTTGGAGAGATGGTTGGAAGAGGCTGGAGATACAATTTTACCAGGTGGTTCATCCAGAACATGTCGGCAATCGTCTCGCTTACAATCGATTCAATCCAATGTCTCATCCAGTTCTTCCATGCTCTCCTTCAAGTCTCCTAAACACGACACGAAATCACCAAGTTCTAAACTAATGTCACCCAAAAGCGGATCAAAGTTCAAGTCTCCTAAATCAGCATCAAAGACACCCAAGAAAGTTCCAGTTTGGAAGACGGAGCCCAAGCCTGAAGCTTTCAAATCGGCACCTGATGATGTTTACGGATTCGAATGCGATCCTTCCGACTGCAAACCTGTCAAGAAGAAAAGGACCAGAAAGCCTAAAAATGACGACAAcgatattttcaaatcaagcAGAGTCAAAGCAGCAGCCTCCAAACCGACCAAACGTTTACAAAGAACCGCCGTACCACTCGCTGAAAAGCCCAAAACTCCGATCAAATCCAAACCAATtgaaaagcctaaaactcccGTCCGATCTAAACCAATTGAAAAGGATTTGCCAATGAACACAACCAACCTACTCAAATCTGTCGCCGAAAAACTCAACAACCTGGTGCAGCCGGACAAAACATCTGAATTGGAAGACGTGGTGTCCATCTTAAACTTTTCGCCCATCGCCAATCATTCGTCTACAGTTTACGATACCACTCTACccgaagaaatggattttgacCAGCACCAACCGTGTCTGGATGAAAAGTCGACCTCTGGCGTACTGGCTGGAGATTTCGAAGGAGAACAAACTACCGATATGACTCGTGATTCTCAAGTTGAAATGGAAATGCAAAAACTGTTTGGATTTGAACAAGAGCCCGAGCCGACCAATTCCACTAAAGTAATTGAAAGTAAACTCGTCAAATCTACACCCATTAGACAAGAAACAGTTGCCGATTGTTTCTCGTCTGTTTCGCCCGTTCGTAAACTCTCCAAGGCTATACGAAAGTCCATCAATCGTCCAGCCCGCATCGATGAAAATGTGGCGCGTGATTTGATTCGTGGTATCCGACCTCTCGAGCCAGTCAAACCAAAGTCGACCAAATTGGTGCAGTACATTCAAGTAGTGGGTGAGAATCACGTGAACGAAGAAAATGCCGTTGGTAAGAAAGTTGTTGTCCCTCCTACACCGCCCACAGTTTTCGACGAG CCTCCTAGGAAGTCCTATTCGAAACGTGACTTGCGGATAGCCAAACGAAAAATACTCTTGGAAACCGaagatttcgatgatttcggGGATGTCGATGAAACCCCCAAAAAGTTGAAGAAGCGAACtggacaaaagaagaacaaacgcGACAAGGAAGAGGAGCAATGGTGCAAAGTGATGAATTCGCACTTTGAAGATATCGAAAAGTTTAATCTGTCaagttaa